The Pseudodesulfovibrio alkaliphilus genome has a window encoding:
- a CDS encoding EAL domain-containing protein, whose amino-acid sequence MKAPKLFLRPLLFMVVIFGLISVVTSATSAQRLKREMTREYESKALALAGSVAESDLATILSQDAGSVQARIDRYHRIAGVSYVLVADERGEIMAHTFVPVVPPVVRDLVADSAGLPGDEYVLRDIVHQGSRFLHVTRPILSGLAGAVHIGMDSEAIAANIREAVLEQQVVTLVLFGASLLVAFVFILNISKPLKMLAEYAGRVAAKDFDSVPDIHSRDEVGQLARAMRSMAGHIAEQVNSLEERVQGKTQELQEARDALRRKVDERTSELMRANTQLKIEIAERKVIGEALRKAERKYRTIFENALEGIYQTSPSGRFLSANPSLARILGFASAEEMMGSVYDIGTQMYIEQGRRKEFLRLIEETGEVKNFVSKVRRRDGRSIWISENARCITDADGMVICYEGSVEDITLRKKAEDQLKRQAFHDPLTGLPNRALFLDHLRMAMERSRRRKHLFAVIYMDLDRFKVINDSLGHETGDELLRCVARVLERCGRSVDTVARFGGDEFAILIEEISAPRDAIAIARRILDGVRQPFTIGGNEVFTSASLGVVLKTDGYDRPEALLRDADTAMYRAKERGKSSFKVFNQKMHDQALKLMALETDLRRAVDLGEFEVAYQPIVCLETRKVCGFEALVRWRHAEHGTIMPGDFIALAEDTGLIYAIDNFVLAEACGQVKQWQIGFGPHMGELLTLNINISGKHFGQPMLLNQVTRALTDSGLHPSALNIEITESALMDDPAKAEEVLRQLKALGARVCIDDFGTGYSSLSYLQRFPIDVVKVDRSFIDGVEGNQDSQAIVRTVFSLGKSLGLKVVAEGVETPAQLAFLENEGCRFVQGFLFYRPMSAAEVHDLLAGGSIGS is encoded by the coding sequence ATGAAGGCGCCCAAGCTGTTCTTGCGGCCGCTGCTGTTCATGGTGGTGATCTTCGGCCTGATCTCGGTAGTCACCTCGGCAACGTCGGCCCAGCGGCTCAAGCGCGAGATGACGCGTGAATACGAGTCAAAGGCCCTGGCGCTGGCCGGGAGCGTGGCCGAGTCCGACCTGGCGACCATTCTCAGCCAGGATGCGGGCAGCGTGCAGGCCCGCATTGACCGCTACCACCGCATCGCAGGGGTTTCCTATGTGCTGGTTGCCGATGAGCGCGGCGAGATCATGGCCCACACCTTTGTGCCCGTGGTGCCCCCTGTGGTGCGCGATCTGGTGGCAGACTCGGCCGGTCTGCCCGGTGACGAGTACGTGCTGCGGGACATCGTCCACCAGGGCAGCCGCTTTCTGCACGTCACCCGGCCCATTCTTTCTGGCCTGGCCGGGGCCGTCCACATCGGCATGGATTCCGAAGCCATAGCCGCCAACATTCGCGAGGCAGTGCTGGAGCAGCAGGTGGTGACTCTGGTTTTGTTCGGGGCCAGCCTGCTTGTCGCCTTCGTTTTCATTCTGAACATTTCCAAGCCCCTCAAGATGCTGGCCGAGTACGCAGGCCGAGTGGCGGCCAAGGACTTCGACAGCGTGCCGGACATTCACTCCCGCGACGAGGTGGGCCAACTGGCCAGGGCCATGCGCTCCATGGCCGGGCATATCGCCGAGCAGGTCAACAGTCTTGAGGAGCGGGTGCAGGGCAAGACGCAGGAGCTTCAGGAAGCGCGGGACGCCCTGCGTCGGAAGGTGGACGAGCGGACCAGCGAGCTGATGCGCGCCAACACCCAGCTCAAGATCGAGATTGCCGAGCGCAAGGTCATCGGCGAGGCGCTGCGCAAGGCCGAAAGAAAGTACCGCACCATATTCGAGAATGCGCTGGAGGGCATCTATCAGACCTCGCCCAGCGGGCGCTTCCTGAGCGCCAACCCCTCTCTGGCACGCATCCTGGGATTTGCCTCCGCCGAGGAGATGATGGGCTCGGTCTACGACATAGGCACCCAGATGTACATTGAGCAGGGGCGGCGCAAGGAGTTCTTGCGTCTGATCGAGGAGACCGGCGAGGTCAAGAACTTCGTCTCCAAGGTGCGCAGGCGCGACGGGCGCAGCATCTGGATATCCGAGAACGCCCGGTGCATCACCGACGCCGACGGCATGGTCATCTGTTACGAAGGTTCGGTGGAGGACATCACCCTGCGCAAGAAGGCCGAGGACCAGCTTAAGCGTCAGGCCTTTCATGATCCGCTCACCGGCCTGCCAAACCGCGCCCTGTTCCTGGACCACCTGCGCATGGCCATGGAGCGGTCCCGGCGGCGCAAGCACCTTTTCGCAGTCATCTACATGGATCTTGACCGCTTCAAGGTCATCAACGATTCCCTGGGCCATGAGACCGGCGATGAGCTGCTTCGTTGCGTTGCCCGGGTGCTTGAGCGGTGCGGACGCTCGGTGGATACCGTGGCCCGATTCGGGGGTGACGAGTTTGCCATTCTCATCGAGGAGATATCAGCCCCCCGCGACGCCATCGCCATCGCCCGGCGCATTCTTGATGGAGTGCGCCAGCCCTTCACCATTGGCGGCAACGAGGTTTTTACCTCGGCCTCGCTGGGCGTGGTGCTCAAGACCGATGGTTATGACCGGCCCGAGGCCCTGCTGCGCGACGCGGACACGGCCATGTACCGGGCCAAGGAGCGGGGCAAATCGAGTTTCAAGGTCTTCAACCAGAAGATGCACGATCAAGCCTTGAAACTCATGGCGCTGGAGACCGATCTGCGTCGCGCCGTGGATCTGGGCGAGTTCGAGGTGGCCTACCAGCCCATTGTCTGTCTCGAAACCCGCAAGGTTTGCGGGTTCGAGGCATTGGTCCGCTGGCGGCATGCCGAGCACGGGACCATCATGCCCGGCGATTTCATCGCGCTGGCCGAGGACACGGGGCTGATCTACGCCATCGACAATTTCGTGCTGGCCGAGGCCTGCGGGCAGGTCAAGCAATGGCAGATAGGGTTCGGCCCCCATATGGGGGAATTGCTGACGCTCAACATCAATATTTCGGGCAAGCATTTCGGCCAGCCCATGCTGCTGAATCAAGTCACCCGCGCCCTGACTGACTCGGGCCTGCATCCCAGCGCTCTCAACATCGAGATCACCGAGAGTGCGCTCATGGACGATCCGGCCAAGGCCGAGGAGGTGCTCAGGCAGCTCAAGGCCCTCGGCGCCCGGGTCTGCATCGACGATTTCGGCACAGGGTATTCCTCCCTCTCCTATCTGCAGCGTTTTCCCATAGACGTGGTCAAGGTGGACCGCTCCTTCATCGACGGAGTCGAGGGCAATCAGGACAGTCAGGCCATCGTTCGCACGGTCTTCTCCCTGGGCAAGTCCCTGGGGCTCAAGGTGGTGGCCGAGGGCGTGGAGACCCCGGCCCAGCTGGCCTTCCTGGAAAACGAGGGCTGCCGCTTCGTGCAGGGATTCCTTTTTTATCGGCCCATGTCCGCCGCAGAGGTGCATGATCTGCTGGCAGGCGGCTCCATCGGGTCCTGA
- a CDS encoding HD-GYP domain-containing protein: protein MIRKVSVEELRPGMEVVRLSSEVWEHLPFLYTRPGVIESSSEVEDIRAQGYLHAFIQVGEGGEVMDRRLDGLVAGPDGTAVEVPPPRPRVPFEQEMEVARVTYDKAMHHAKRIIHDVKLGRKVDYEASVETVDAIVNSAIRNPDTLLCLSKLSDYDDYTYAHCINVAAIAVVFGEYLGLGREELVRLGLAGMMHDLGKTAVPSRIINKRARLTETEFAEVKRHPEYGCDILARQGEVTDDVLEAVRDHHEKFNGSGYPERLTSRDIAPYARIISLADVYDALTSDRSYKDAILPNKALAIMYGMRGQDFDPVEVQRFIKCLGIFPSGSLVRLNTGFYGVVYESNPSLPLMPKIKIILDEDLRPIPAELVDLAAAQALGNRDLEILECADPASYRLNLRPYLTRKG, encoded by the coding sequence ATGATCCGGAAGGTTTCCGTGGAGGAGTTGCGGCCGGGCATGGAGGTGGTCAGGCTCTCAAGCGAGGTATGGGAACACCTGCCGTTTCTCTATACCCGGCCCGGAGTAATCGAGTCCTCAAGCGAGGTCGAGGACATCCGCGCCCAAGGCTACCTGCATGCCTTTATCCAGGTGGGTGAGGGGGGCGAGGTCATGGACCGGCGGCTCGACGGACTGGTGGCCGGGCCGGACGGGACAGCGGTCGAGGTGCCGCCGCCCAGGCCCAGGGTGCCCTTCGAGCAGGAGATGGAAGTGGCCCGCGTCACTTATGACAAGGCCATGCACCACGCCAAACGCATCATCCACGATGTCAAGCTCGGCCGCAAGGTGGACTACGAGGCATCGGTGGAGACCGTGGACGCCATCGTCAACTCCGCCATCCGCAATCCCGACACCCTGCTGTGTCTCTCCAAGCTCTCGGACTACGACGACTACACCTATGCCCATTGCATCAATGTGGCGGCCATCGCCGTGGTCTTTGGCGAGTACCTGGGGCTGGGGCGCGAGGAGCTGGTCCGGCTGGGCCTTGCCGGGATGATGCACGATCTGGGCAAGACCGCCGTGCCCTCGCGCATCATCAACAAGCGGGCGAGGCTTACGGAGACGGAGTTCGCCGAGGTCAAGCGGCACCCGGAATACGGCTGCGACATCCTGGCCCGCCAGGGCGAAGTGACCGACGACGTGCTCGAAGCCGTGCGCGACCACCATGAGAAGTTCAATGGCTCGGGGTATCCCGAACGGCTGACGAGCAGGGACATTGCGCCCTATGCCCGCATCATCAGTCTGGCCGATGTCTACGACGCCCTGACCAGCGACCGTTCCTACAAGGACGCCATTCTGCCCAACAAGGCCCTGGCCATCATGTATGGCATGCGCGGGCAGGACTTCGACCCCGTGGAGGTCCAGCGGTTCATCAAATGCCTGGGCATCTTTCCCTCGGGCAGTCTGGTCAGGCTCAATACCGGCTTCTACGGCGTGGTCTACGAGTCCAATCCCTCCCTGCCGCTGATGCCCAAGATCAAGATCATCCTCGACGAGGACTTGCGTCCCATCCCGGCCGAGCTGGTGGATCTGGCCGCAGCCCAGGCCTTGGGCAACAGGGATCTTGAAATCCTTGAATGCGCTGATCCTGCGTCCTACCGTCTCAATCTCAGGCCCTATCTGACGCGCAAGGGATGA
- a CDS encoding ABC transporter substrate-binding protein has protein sequence MLIILKRLFGAGVLGVLACCLLLARPCLAREPGELVFGMSAPFTGVNGEMGIEFYRGLMAYIEHFNRDGGASGWTIRVLPANDGYNPQPCFTNTVEFVTRDDVFALFSYVGTPTVAHILPLLRKYSERHIYLLFPLTGAEPMRTEPFGRHVYNLRASYFQETAGLVDHLTAAGRRRIAVFYQNDAYGRTGWDGVRRALERHGERIVAEAAYTRGDSFAHDFSAEVDLIMAARPDAVICIGTYASQGAFIRSMRDKGHDIPVAGVSFSDSDKMVELLMLEERRSGRRYTDNLICSQVVPCYEDTSLPAVRFYRELMDNYRGEPLAAGQGYTPRRFSYVSFEGFLNGIMLGEIVRRMADDPRRARIPEVMESLIDLDIGIGVAVSFGPGRRQGLDAVYYTTVVDGLFQPIRDWSEWRR, from the coding sequence GTGCTGATAATATTGAAACGCCTCTTTGGCGCGGGAGTTCTGGGCGTCCTGGCCTGCTGCCTGCTCCTGGCCCGACCGTGTCTGGCGCGGGAACCGGGCGAGCTTGTTTTCGGCATGTCCGCCCCCTTCACCGGGGTCAATGGCGAGATGGGCATAGAGTTCTATCGAGGGCTCATGGCCTACATCGAGCATTTCAACCGGGACGGGGGGGCCTCTGGCTGGACCATACGGGTGCTGCCCGCCAATGACGGCTACAATCCCCAGCCGTGCTTTACCAACACCGTGGAGTTCGTCACCCGCGACGATGTCTTTGCCCTGTTCTCCTACGTGGGAACACCCACTGTGGCCCACATCCTGCCCCTGCTGCGGAAATACAGCGAGCGCCACATCTATCTGCTCTTTCCCCTGACCGGGGCCGAGCCCATGCGCACAGAGCCCTTCGGCCGCCACGTCTACAACCTGCGCGCCTCCTATTTTCAGGAAACGGCAGGGCTGGTGGATCATCTGACGGCAGCGGGACGCAGGCGCATCGCGGTTTTTTACCAGAATGACGCCTACGGACGAACCGGCTGGGACGGTGTGCGCCGCGCCCTTGAACGCCATGGCGAGCGGATTGTCGCGGAAGCGGCCTACACGCGGGGCGATTCCTTTGCCCACGATTTTTCCGCCGAGGTGGACCTGATAATGGCGGCTCGGCCCGATGCGGTCATCTGTATCGGCACATATGCGTCCCAGGGGGCCTTTATCCGGTCCATGCGCGACAAGGGCCACGACATCCCTGTGGCCGGGGTCTCCTTTTCCGACAGCGACAAGATGGTCGAGCTGCTGATGCTTGAGGAGCGTCGTTCCGGGCGCAGATACACGGACAACCTCATCTGCTCCCAGGTAGTGCCCTGCTATGAGGACACGTCCCTGCCCGCTGTTCGTTTCTATCGGGAGCTGATGGACAATTACCGGGGTGAGCCCCTGGCAGCCGGGCAGGGATACACGCCAAGGCGCTTCAGCTATGTCAGCTTCGAGGGGTTCCTCAACGGAATCATGCTCGGCGAAATAGTGCGCCGCATGGCCGATGATCCGAGACGGGCGCGCATTCCCGAGGTGATGGAGTCCCTCATTGACCTGGACATCGGCATCGGCGTTGCGGTCAGCTTCGGTCCCGGACGGCGGCAGGGGCTCGACGCGGTCTATTATACCACCGTGGTGGACGGTCTGTTTCAGCCGATCCGCGACTGGTCGGAGTGGCGGCGATGA
- a CDS encoding cysteine-rich small domain-containing protein: MTIPNSHRFFRNTECRYFPCHKTDRPEEFNCLFCFCPLYFLDDCGGQGVLLDSGIKDCSGCMVPHAPDGYDLVMSRLRGEFDAIKRESARRTQRETEEKGEE; this comes from the coding sequence GTGACCATTCCGAACAGCCATCGCTTTTTCCGCAACACCGAGTGCCGGTACTTCCCCTGCCACAAGACCGACCGGCCCGAGGAATTCAACTGCCTTTTTTGCTTCTGCCCGCTCTACTTTCTCGATGACTGCGGCGGCCAAGGCGTCCTGCTCGACTCAGGGATCAAGGATTGCTCAGGCTGCATGGTGCCCCATGCGCCCGACGGCTACGACCTCGTCATGTCCCGACTGCGCGGGGAATTTGACGCCATCAAACGCGAAAGCGCCAGACGCACGCAGCGTGAAACAGAGGAAAAGGGCGAAGAGTGA
- a CDS encoding MlaA family lipoprotein produces MTARIAVCLMVTALLLMGGGGVFASDSGQGSFSVAQLTDMRGAGAASDAKTAETSGDYDDFDDFDEYGDAEGQLVADPFKGWNMVWFHFNDAMYHGVFKPVATGYAWAIPAQPRQWVRNFFTNMLFPVRFVNNILQGKFDAAYMETSKFLANTSWGLLGFADVTSGMKRNWTPERPTADGFGQTLGKAGFGHGVYLVWPFLGPSSVRESVGWVGDTLLDPVTYADLTFIEMVAVRAYKNVNQLSLELTGNEYETLTEGAIDKYAAVRDAYIRFRAKKVRE; encoded by the coding sequence ATGACCGCACGGATTGCAGTCTGCCTCATGGTGACGGCCCTTCTCCTGATGGGGGGAGGGGGTGTCTTTGCTTCGGATTCCGGCCAGGGTTCCTTCAGTGTGGCCCAGCTCACGGACATGCGCGGAGCCGGAGCCGCCTCTGACGCCAAGACCGCCGAGACATCCGGCGACTACGACGATTTTGACGACTTCGACGAATACGGCGATGCCGAAGGGCAGCTTGTGGCCGACCCCTTCAAGGGGTGGAACATGGTCTGGTTCCACTTCAACGACGCCATGTACCACGGGGTCTTCAAGCCCGTGGCCACCGGATACGCCTGGGCCATTCCCGCGCAGCCCCGTCAATGGGTGCGAAACTTCTTCACCAACATGCTTTTCCCGGTCCGCTTCGTGAACAACATCTTGCAGGGCAAGTTCGACGCGGCCTATATGGAAACCTCCAAATTCCTTGCCAACACCAGCTGGGGTCTGCTCGGCTTTGCCGATGTCACCTCGGGCATGAAGCGCAACTGGACTCCCGAGCGGCCGACGGCCGACGGCTTTGGCCAGACGCTGGGCAAGGCCGGTTTCGGCCATGGCGTGTACCTGGTCTGGCCTTTCCTTGGCCCGAGTTCCGTTCGCGAGTCTGTCGGCTGGGTGGGCGACACCCTGCTCGACCCGGTGACGTACGCCGACCTGACCTTTATCGAGATGGTCGCTGTGCGCGCCTACAAGAACGTCAACCAGCTTTCCCTCGAACTCACGGGTAACGAATACGAGACCCTGACCGAGGGCGCCATCGACAAGTACGCCGCCGTGCGCGATGCCTACATTCGCTTCCGGGCCAAGAAGGTCAGGGAATAG
- the amrA gene encoding AmmeMemoRadiSam system protein A, whose amino-acid sequence MAKVFRFALTDEEKTFLRDLVRLSIASRLNPAGESGEPPQPPTPTLRERLGAFVTLKLGGSLRGCIGNVRGSGELYRTVWDMARSAAFEDPRFPPLTPGEFEVVEYEISVLGPIESCPDPALVEVGRHGLIMSRDGRSGLLLPQVPVEWGWDRETFLAQTCHKAGLPRDAWREPATTILWFEAVIF is encoded by the coding sequence ATGGCAAAGGTGTTTCGCTTTGCATTGACCGATGAGGAAAAAACCTTTCTGCGCGATCTCGTGCGGCTGTCCATCGCCTCGCGTCTGAATCCGGCCGGGGAAAGCGGAGAGCCGCCCCAGCCGCCCACGCCGACCCTGCGCGAGCGGCTGGGAGCCTTTGTCACCCTGAAGCTCGGCGGTTCGTTGCGGGGTTGCATCGGCAACGTGCGCGGCTCGGGAGAACTGTATCGCACCGTGTGGGACATGGCCCGGTCGGCGGCCTTTGAGGACCCGCGTTTCCCGCCGCTGACACCCGGCGAATTTGAAGTGGTGGAGTACGAAATTTCCGTGCTCGGCCCCATCGAATCCTGCCCGGACCCGGCTCTGGTGGAGGTGGGCCGCCACGGGTTGATCATGTCCCGCGACGGCCGCTCGGGGCTGCTGCTGCCCCAGGTGCCGGTGGAGTGGGGCTGGGATCGCGAGACCTTTCTGGCCCAGACCTGCCACAAGGCGGGACTTCCGCGTGACGCATGGCGCGAGCCGGCCACCACGATTCTCTGGTTCGAGGCCGTGATTTTCTGA
- a CDS encoding metallophosphoesterase family protein has product MKIAVISDTHLGDPPAWLHRVYEQWLDPADVLVHCGDITSYKVWAYLCRHQRFLCVRGNCDWDALLAQELQPMLSASVGPLTLGVAHGWGPRSQVAATVVHAFGSDHDLICYGHTHRRDWSEVDGVQVVNPGSLGEAGSLAWVTVDEDGAMDCRFIDAF; this is encoded by the coding sequence ATGAAGATAGCGGTCATTTCCGATACCCACCTGGGCGACCCGCCCGCGTGGCTCCATCGGGTTTACGAGCAGTGGCTCGACCCGGCCGATGTGCTTGTTCACTGCGGCGACATCACTTCCTACAAGGTATGGGCTTATCTCTGCCGCCATCAGCGTTTCTTGTGCGTACGAGGCAATTGCGACTGGGACGCCCTGCTCGCGCAGGAGTTGCAGCCCATGCTCTCGGCCTCGGTCGGCCCGCTGACCCTGGGAGTGGCCCATGGCTGGGGGCCGCGCTCCCAGGTGGCTGCCACCGTGGTTCACGCCTTTGGGTCTGACCACGACCTGATCTGCTACGGCCACACGCACCGCCGCGACTGGTCCGAGGTGGACGGGGTGCAGGTTGTCAATCCCGGCTCCCTGGGCGAGGCCGGCTCCCTGGCCTGGGTCACGGTTGACGAAGACGGAGCCATGGACTGCCGCTTCATCGACGCCTTCTGA
- a CDS encoding tetratricopeptide repeat protein — MNMTSPEGFIEGVFSIERMARIGTGTTTKRVQQTALYFARQVNETWVEMQGLNQKNVPYGPAERITRDELLSDYLPVPQLFKEVMGNLRQVQKAVARGDKFRKRGENFTAEYEYANALNLDERNVRANFGIGLCLLARDETDKAKQVFDRILGIDSAFADEHKHLFNEYGIELRKKKLFGQAVDYYRRAIEISGNDENLWYNMARAQFERGEFAKALEGVTRCLELAPDHAEGRKMLEYMTRKNLG, encoded by the coding sequence ATGAACATGACCAGCCCCGAAGGATTCATCGAGGGAGTGTTTTCCATCGAACGCATGGCCCGTATCGGTACCGGCACCACGACCAAGCGGGTGCAACAGACGGCGCTGTATTTTGCCCGGCAGGTGAACGAAACCTGGGTGGAGATGCAGGGTCTCAACCAGAAGAACGTGCCCTACGGCCCGGCGGAGCGCATCACCCGCGACGAGCTGCTGTCCGATTACCTGCCAGTGCCCCAGCTCTTCAAGGAGGTGATGGGCAATCTGCGTCAGGTGCAAAAGGCCGTGGCCCGTGGCGACAAGTTCCGCAAGCGCGGCGAAAACTTCACCGCAGAATACGAGTACGCCAATGCCCTGAACCTGGACGAGCGCAACGTCCGCGCCAACTTCGGCATAGGGCTGTGTCTGCTGGCCCGCGACGAGACCGACAAGGCCAAGCAGGTCTTCGACCGTATCCTGGGCATTGACTCGGCCTTTGCCGACGAGCACAAGCACCTCTTCAACGAATACGGCATCGAGCTGCGCAAGAAGAAGCTCTTCGGCCAGGCCGTGGACTATTACCGGCGGGCCATCGAGATTTCCGGCAACGACGAGAACCTGTGGTACAACATGGCTCGCGCCCAGTTCGAGCGGGGTGAGTTCGCCAAGGCCCTTGAAGGAGTGACGCGATGTCTTGAGCTGGCCCCGGATCATGCCGAGGGCCGGAAGATGCTTGAGTACATGACCAGAAAGAACCTGGGCTGA
- a CDS encoding MFS transporter, with translation MHSVQGQSNDARPESASRRALWAWAFYDWANSGFAALVQTFVFAAFFARAVAENETLGTALWGNMMGAAGLVIGLGGPLLGAVADRSGGRKPWLAVFTALCIAATACLWFVRPDPSYVWLALLLAGLGTIGSEYAMIFYNAMLPGLVRSDAMGRWSGWGWGLGYGGGLILLIVALYGFVEPDAWFGLPRTEAEHVRAVMPLTALWYLVFCLPLFLLCPDAPSRGVGLGRAVSEGLAQLRDSLGRVREYRDIAVFLLARMLYNDGLTTMFAFGGIYAAGTFGMTPSQVIVFGIGLNITAGLGAAAFAWLDDRAGSRTTIIASLVGLIVPGTCMLLVESQTWFWVFGLTVGIFVGPVQASSRTYLARLAPEAVRGEMFGLFALSGKLTSFAGPLLVGWLTLASGSQRVGMASVIVLFVLGLAGMLFVPPVRTSKEE, from the coding sequence ATGCACAGCGTTCAAGGGCAGAGTAACGATGCGCGGCCGGAATCCGCGTCCCGGCGCGCCCTGTGGGCATGGGCCTTCTACGACTGGGCCAACTCCGGTTTCGCCGCCCTGGTCCAGACCTTTGTTTTTGCAGCCTTTTTTGCCAGGGCTGTGGCCGAGAACGAGACCCTGGGCACGGCCCTGTGGGGCAACATGATGGGCGCGGCCGGGTTGGTCATCGGCCTGGGCGGCCCGCTGCTCGGCGCGGTGGCGGACCGTAGCGGGGGGCGCAAGCCCTGGCTGGCGGTGTTCACCGCTCTGTGCATCGCGGCCACGGCTTGCCTCTGGTTTGTCCGGCCGGACCCCTCCTATGTCTGGCTTGCGCTGCTGCTGGCCGGGCTGGGGACCATCGGCTCGGAATACGCCATGATTTTTTACAACGCCATGCTGCCCGGACTGGTCCGGTCCGACGCCATGGGCCGCTGGTCTGGATGGGGCTGGGGGCTGGGCTACGGAGGCGGGTTGATCCTGCTCATCGTCGCCCTGTATGGCTTCGTGGAGCCCGACGCCTGGTTCGGCCTGCCGCGCACCGAGGCCGAACACGTCCGGGCGGTAATGCCCCTGACCGCCCTGTGGTATCTCGTCTTCTGCCTTCCCCTGTTCCTGCTCTGCCCAGATGCTCCATCCAGGGGCGTGGGCCTGGGCCGGGCCGTGTCCGAAGGGCTTGCCCAACTGCGCGATTCCCTGGGCCGGGTGCGCGAGTACCGCGATATCGCGGTGTTCCTGCTGGCGCGGATGCTCTACAACGACGGCCTGACCACCATGTTTGCCTTTGGCGGCATCTACGCAGCGGGCACCTTCGGCATGACCCCGAGTCAGGTCATCGTCTTCGGCATCGGGCTGAACATCACCGCAGGTCTCGGGGCGGCCGCCTTTGCCTGGCTTGACGACCGGGCCGGATCGCGAACGACCATCATCGCCTCCCTTGTCGGACTCATTGTGCCCGGCACCTGCATGCTGCTGGTGGAAAGCCAGACGTGGTTCTGGGTTTTCGGCCTGACGGTGGGCATCTTCGTGGGGCCGGTCCAGGCGTCGAGCCGCACATATCTGGCCCGGCTGGCGCCCGAGGCGGTGCGCGGGGAAATGTTCGGCCTTTTCGCCCTTTCGGGCAAGCTGACCTCGTTTGCCGGGCCGCTACTGGTGGGCTGGCTGACCCTGGCCTCGGGCAGCCAGCGCGTGGGCATGGCCTCGGTCATCGTGCTTTTCGTGCTCGGGCTGGCTGGCATGCTGTTCGTGCCCCCGGTTCGTACATCCAAGGAGGAGTGA
- a CDS encoding cobyrinate a,c-diamide synthase: protein MTAIKAFLIAGTHSGCGKTSVSLGMMASLARRGLHVQPFKCGPDFIDPGHHALACARGGQPVASHNLDGWMLASETNGEIFNRYAAGCDVAVVEGVMGLFDGISGIGEEGSTAQLARALGLPVILVVDARSMARSAVAMVSGYARFDPAVPLAGVVFNRVGSESHAELLREAMTLLPDVPVLGCLPRDETLAVPSRHLGLVAAGDDPDGPDRYQRLADWVESGLDMDALLAGLPAVEAVPPFEPIPELGTVTIGVARDAAFCFYYEENLRLLRQAGARLVEFSPIEDEHLPPGIQGLYLGGGYPELYAFELGQNTRLRREIREFCEAGHPVYAECGGFMYLMNDLATGRGRYAMSGVFPLRAEMDECRRALGYREVSTGAATLLGPAGVTARGHEFHYSFIREGLDHPSLSAVYAMRGRKGALDTPEGFVMGNTLGSYVHLHFGSCPSMAAAFVRACGGGSGGMSGKGADFGRALGREPGGTG from the coding sequence GTGACGGCCATCAAGGCTTTTCTTATAGCCGGGACGCACAGCGGCTGCGGCAAGACCTCGGTTTCGCTGGGGATGATGGCGTCGCTGGCTCGCCGCGGCCTGCATGTGCAGCCCTTCAAGTGCGGCCCGGACTTCATTGACCCCGGCCACCATGCCTTGGCCTGCGCCCGCGGCGGCCAGCCGGTGGCCAGCCACAATCTTGATGGCTGGATGCTCGCAAGCGAAACCAATGGCGAGATATTCAACCGCTATGCCGCCGGATGCGACGTGGCTGTGGTCGAAGGGGTGATGGGGCTGTTCGACGGCATCTCCGGCATTGGCGAGGAGGGCTCCACGGCTCAGTTGGCCAGGGCCCTCGGGCTGCCGGTCATCCTGGTGGTGGATGCCCGCTCCATGGCCCGCTCCGCCGTTGCCATGGTCTCGGGCTATGCCCGTTTCGATCCGGCCGTGCCCCTCGCCGGGGTGGTCTTCAACCGGGTGGGCAGCGAGTCCCACGCGGAACTGCTCAGGGAGGCCATGACCCTGCTGCCCGATGTTCCTGTCCTTGGCTGCTTGCCTCGCGACGAGACCCTGGCGGTGCCCTCGCGCCATTTGGGGTTGGTCGCTGCCGGGGACGACCCGGACGGGCCGGACCGCTACCAGCGGCTGGCCGACTGGGTGGAGTCGGGCCTGGACATGGACGCCCTGCTGGCCGGGCTGCCTGCCGTGGAGGCCGTGCCGCCCTTCGAGCCCATACCCGAGCTTGGCACCGTGACCATCGGCGTGGCCAGGGATGCGGCCTTCTGCTTTTATTACGAGGAAAACCTGCGGCTTTTGCGTCAGGCCGGAGCACGGCTGGTGGAGTTTTCGCCCATTGAGGACGAGCACCTGCCTCCGGGTATCCAGGGGTTGTATCTGGGTGGCGGTTATCCCGAGCTATACGCCTTCGAGCTGGGGCAGAACACCCGGTTGCGCCGCGAGATCAGGGAGTTTTGCGAGGCCGGGCATCCGGTCTACGCCGAATGCGGCGGATTCATGTACCTGATGAACGATCTGGCCACCGGCCGGGGACGCTACGCCATGTCCGGGGTCTTTCCCCTGCGGGCGGAAATGGATGAATGCCGCCGCGCTCTGGGGTATCGTGAAGTATCCACCGGGGCGGCCACACTGCTCGGTCCGGCCGGGGTGACGGCCAGGGGGCATGAGTTCCATTATTCCTTCATCCGCGAGGGGCTGGACCATCCATCGCTTTCCGCGGTGTATGCCATGCGCGGACGCAAGGGCGCCCTCGACACCCCCGAGGGGTTTGTGATGGGCAATACGCTCGGTTCCTATGTCCACCTCCATTTCGGCAGTTGTCCGTCCATGGCCGCGGCCTTTGTTCGCGCCTGCGGCGGCGGATCCGGTGGGATGTCGGGCAAAGGTGCTGACTTTGGCCGCGCCTTGGGTCGCGAACCCGGCGGGACGGGCTAA